In Syngnathoides biaculeatus isolate LvHL_M chromosome 5, ASM1980259v1, whole genome shotgun sequence, the following are encoded in one genomic region:
- the zp3d.1 gene encoding zona pellucida glycoprotein 3d tandem duplicate 1 isoform X2, whose amino-acid sequence MVNFCAVVTCSNRALSDVKKSFFRIPAVIKSFQVIHGINTWSEDKMVHNVRTTQYQSTPQCPQIQPVEVWCGSNEIVVRVDRFQLSAWPHPALYSLGSCQPTSVTSHFLFFHYPLTKCASASQVLASGQLVYSYALYYSPPLQGYIIRALPFTLPIHCYYKRFHYSYKVGYAPQVQHRTFKKSLGTKLSFSLNVCNAQWEPLPRGHSFVLGELINFVAQTGSVLPGEKLFVDSCYVTHTKDPNSTPKVDIITNYGCMTDSRREGSYSSFRSRSGNMLKFSINASLFKDVSQTLILTRVAGVMGPIPAVNGQEAKLPWQILGKKRHVHLKSANTSGNRTHPTSLGQNKTDIVKVTRLMLLTEIRDTGRHQDHRTAKEEEIDIVQIKYLADFIVLEQKKFQMLKVGWVTFKENIKRMLKRMCLEKLRGDPE is encoded by the exons ATGGTTAACTTCTGTGCTGTGGTTACCTGCTCCAACAGAGCATTGTCCGACGTAAAGAAGTCATTCTTCAGGATTCCAGCTGTGATAAAAAG CTTTCAGGTCATCCATGGTATAAATACTTGGAGTGAAGATAAAATGGTTCACAATGTCAGG ACCACGCAGTACCAGAGCACGCCACAGTGTCCACAGATACAGCCTGTGGAAGTTTGGTGCGGCTCCAATGAAATAGTTGTGCGTGTGGACCGCTTTCAGTTGAGCGCGTGGCCACATCCAGCTCTGTACAGCCTGGGCTCGTGTCAACCCACCAGTGTGACCTCCCACTTCTTGTTTTTCCACTACCCGCTAACCAAATGTGCTTCTGCATCTCAG GTGCTTGCCAGTGGTCAGTTGGTGTATTCTTATGCTCTTTATTATAGTCCACCACTACAAGGCTACATCATTCGTGCACTACCATTTACACTCCCAATCCACTGCTACTACAAAAG GTTTCATTACTCTTACAAAGTTGGCTATGCACCTCAGGTTCAGCACAGAACCTTCAAAAAGAGTCTCGGAACCAAACTCAGCTTCAGCCTCAATGTCTGCAATG cCCAGTGGGAGCCCCTCCCACGTGGCCACTCTTTTGTCTTGGGGGAGCTCATAAATTTTGTAGCCCAGACTGGAAGCGTTCTGCCAGGCGAGAAACTCTTTGTTGACTCCTGCTATGTGACACACACCAAAGACCCAAACAGCACGCCCAAAGTGGATATCATCACTAACTATGG ctgtatgacagACAGCCGACGGGAGGGTAGTTATTCTTCCTTCAGGTCAAGGAGTGGGAACATGCTTAAGTTTTCAATCAATGCCTCTCTCTTTAAGGATGTCTCACAG acgcttatcctcacgagggtcgcaggagtgatggggcctatcccagctgtcaacgggcaggag GCAAAGCTACCTTGGCAAATCctcggaaaaaaaagacatgttcATCTTAAGAGTG CTAACACAAGTGGTAATCGTACCCACCCAACTTCCTTGGGGCAGAATAAGACGGATATAGTAAAGGtgacca GGCTGATGCTGCTTACTGAGATAAGAGACACTGGAAGGCATCAAGACCATAGGACAGCTAAAGAAGAGGAGATCGACATTGTACAGATAAAATATCTGGCCGACTTCATTGTTCTTGAACAGAAG aaattccaaatgttaAAAGTTGGATGGGTAACCTTTAAGGAAAATATCAAACGGATGCTGAAACG AATGTGTCTAGAGAAACTACGAGGGGACCCAGAGTGA
- the zp3d.1 gene encoding zona pellucida glycoprotein 3d tandem duplicate 1 isoform X4: protein MVHNVRTTQYQSTPQCPQIQPVEVWCGSNEIVVRVDRFQLSAWPHPALYSLGSCQPTSVTSHFLFFHYPLTKCASASQVLASGQLVYSYALYYSPPLQGYIIRALPFTLPIHCYYKRFHYSYKVGYAPQVQHRTFKKSLGTKLSFSLNVCNAQWEPLPRGHSFVLGELINFVAQTGSVLPGEKLFVDSCYVTHTKDPNSTPKVDIITNYGCMTDSRREGSYSSFRSRSGNMLKFSINASLFKDVSQTLILTRVAGVMGPIPAVNGQEAKLPWQILGKKRHVHLKSANTSGNRTHPTSLGQNKTDIVKVTRLMLLTEIRDTGRHQDHRTAKEEEIDIVQIKYLADFIVLEQKKFQMLKVGWVTFKENIKRMLKRMCLEKLRGDPE from the exons ATGGTTCACAATGTCAGG ACCACGCAGTACCAGAGCACGCCACAGTGTCCACAGATACAGCCTGTGGAAGTTTGGTGCGGCTCCAATGAAATAGTTGTGCGTGTGGACCGCTTTCAGTTGAGCGCGTGGCCACATCCAGCTCTGTACAGCCTGGGCTCGTGTCAACCCACCAGTGTGACCTCCCACTTCTTGTTTTTCCACTACCCGCTAACCAAATGTGCTTCTGCATCTCAG GTGCTTGCCAGTGGTCAGTTGGTGTATTCTTATGCTCTTTATTATAGTCCACCACTACAAGGCTACATCATTCGTGCACTACCATTTACACTCCCAATCCACTGCTACTACAAAAG GTTTCATTACTCTTACAAAGTTGGCTATGCACCTCAGGTTCAGCACAGAACCTTCAAAAAGAGTCTCGGAACCAAACTCAGCTTCAGCCTCAATGTCTGCAATG cCCAGTGGGAGCCCCTCCCACGTGGCCACTCTTTTGTCTTGGGGGAGCTCATAAATTTTGTAGCCCAGACTGGAAGCGTTCTGCCAGGCGAGAAACTCTTTGTTGACTCCTGCTATGTGACACACACCAAAGACCCAAACAGCACGCCCAAAGTGGATATCATCACTAACTATGG ctgtatgacagACAGCCGACGGGAGGGTAGTTATTCTTCCTTCAGGTCAAGGAGTGGGAACATGCTTAAGTTTTCAATCAATGCCTCTCTCTTTAAGGATGTCTCACAG acgcttatcctcacgagggtcgcaggagtgatggggcctatcccagctgtcaacgggcaggag GCAAAGCTACCTTGGCAAATCctcggaaaaaaaagacatgttcATCTTAAGAGTG CTAACACAAGTGGTAATCGTACCCACCCAACTTCCTTGGGGCAGAATAAGACGGATATAGTAAAGGtgacca GGCTGATGCTGCTTACTGAGATAAGAGACACTGGAAGGCATCAAGACCATAGGACAGCTAAAGAAGAGGAGATCGACATTGTACAGATAAAATATCTGGCCGACTTCATTGTTCTTGAACAGAAG aaattccaaatgttaAAAGTTGGATGGGTAACCTTTAAGGAAAATATCAAACGGATGCTGAAACG AATGTGTCTAGAGAAACTACGAGGGGACCCAGAGTGA
- the zp3d.1 gene encoding zona pellucida glycoprotein 3d tandem duplicate 1 isoform X1: MWSDGVNTVVRDETAAERFTFYHLPVFWHTSQHLVAKELLRPAPRLGLVPSELTALLFPQTTQYQSTPQCPQIQPVEVWCGSNEIVVRVDRFQLSAWPHPALYSLGSCQPTSVTSHFLFFHYPLTKCASASQVLASGQLVYSYALYYSPPLQGYIIRALPFTLPIHCYYKRFHYSYKVGYAPQVQHRTFKKSLGTKLSFSLNVCNAQWEPLPRGHSFVLGELINFVAQTGSVLPGEKLFVDSCYVTHTKDPNSTPKVDIITNYGCMTDSRREGSYSSFRSRSGNMLKFSINASLFKDVSQTLILTRVAGVMGPIPAVNGQEAKLPWQILGKKRHVHLKSANTSGNRTHPTSLGQNKTDIVKVTRLMLLTEIRDTGRHQDHRTAKEEEIDIVQIKYLADFIVLEQKKFQMLKVGWVTFKENIKRMLKRMCLEKLRGDPE, translated from the exons ATGTGGTCAGACGGGGTCAATACTGTTGTCAGAGACGAAACCGCTGCCGAGCGCTTTACGTTCTACCACCTACCAGTGTTCTGGCACACATCACAACACTTGGTGGCCAAAGAGTTGCTTCGGCCCGCTCCTCGCCTTGGGTTGGTTCCCTCCGAACTGACTGCGCTGTTGTTTCCACAGACCACGCAGTACCAGAGCACGCCACAGTGTCCACAGATACAGCCTGTGGAAGTTTGGTGCGGCTCCAATGAAATAGTTGTGCGTGTGGACCGCTTTCAGTTGAGCGCGTGGCCACATCCAGCTCTGTACAGCCTGGGCTCGTGTCAACCCACCAGTGTGACCTCCCACTTCTTGTTTTTCCACTACCCGCTAACCAAATGTGCTTCTGCATCTCAG GTGCTTGCCAGTGGTCAGTTGGTGTATTCTTATGCTCTTTATTATAGTCCACCACTACAAGGCTACATCATTCGTGCACTACCATTTACACTCCCAATCCACTGCTACTACAAAAG GTTTCATTACTCTTACAAAGTTGGCTATGCACCTCAGGTTCAGCACAGAACCTTCAAAAAGAGTCTCGGAACCAAACTCAGCTTCAGCCTCAATGTCTGCAATG cCCAGTGGGAGCCCCTCCCACGTGGCCACTCTTTTGTCTTGGGGGAGCTCATAAATTTTGTAGCCCAGACTGGAAGCGTTCTGCCAGGCGAGAAACTCTTTGTTGACTCCTGCTATGTGACACACACCAAAGACCCAAACAGCACGCCCAAAGTGGATATCATCACTAACTATGG ctgtatgacagACAGCCGACGGGAGGGTAGTTATTCTTCCTTCAGGTCAAGGAGTGGGAACATGCTTAAGTTTTCAATCAATGCCTCTCTCTTTAAGGATGTCTCACAG acgcttatcctcacgagggtcgcaggagtgatggggcctatcccagctgtcaacgggcaggag GCAAAGCTACCTTGGCAAATCctcggaaaaaaaagacatgttcATCTTAAGAGTG CTAACACAAGTGGTAATCGTACCCACCCAACTTCCTTGGGGCAGAATAAGACGGATATAGTAAAGGtgacca GGCTGATGCTGCTTACTGAGATAAGAGACACTGGAAGGCATCAAGACCATAGGACAGCTAAAGAAGAGGAGATCGACATTGTACAGATAAAATATCTGGCCGACTTCATTGTTCTTGAACAGAAG aaattccaaatgttaAAAGTTGGATGGGTAACCTTTAAGGAAAATATCAAACGGATGCTGAAACG AATGTGTCTAGAGAAACTACGAGGGGACCCAGAGTGA
- the zp3d.1 gene encoding zona pellucida glycoprotein 3d tandem duplicate 1 isoform X5, protein MWSDGVNTVVRDETAAERFTFYHLPVFWHTSQHLVAKELLRPAPRLGLVPSELTALLFPQTTQYQSTPQCPQIQPVEVWCGSNEIVVRVDRFQLSAWPHPALYSLGSCQPTSVTSHFLFFHYPLTKCASASQVLASGQLVYSYALYYSPPLQGYIIRALPFTLPIHCYYKRFHYSYKVGYAPQVQHRTFKKSLGTKLSFSLNVCNAQWEPLPRGHSFVLGELINFVAQTGSVLPGEKLFVDSCYVTHTKDPNSTPKVDIITNYGCMTDSRREGSYSSFRSRSGNMLKFSINASLFKDVSQTLILTRVAGVMGPIPAVNGQEAKLPWQILGKKRHVHLKSANTSGNRTHPTSLGQNKTDIVKG, encoded by the exons ATGTGGTCAGACGGGGTCAATACTGTTGTCAGAGACGAAACCGCTGCCGAGCGCTTTACGTTCTACCACCTACCAGTGTTCTGGCACACATCACAACACTTGGTGGCCAAAGAGTTGCTTCGGCCCGCTCCTCGCCTTGGGTTGGTTCCCTCCGAACTGACTGCGCTGTTGTTTCCACAGACCACGCAGTACCAGAGCACGCCACAGTGTCCACAGATACAGCCTGTGGAAGTTTGGTGCGGCTCCAATGAAATAGTTGTGCGTGTGGACCGCTTTCAGTTGAGCGCGTGGCCACATCCAGCTCTGTACAGCCTGGGCTCGTGTCAACCCACCAGTGTGACCTCCCACTTCTTGTTTTTCCACTACCCGCTAACCAAATGTGCTTCTGCATCTCAG GTGCTTGCCAGTGGTCAGTTGGTGTATTCTTATGCTCTTTATTATAGTCCACCACTACAAGGCTACATCATTCGTGCACTACCATTTACACTCCCAATCCACTGCTACTACAAAAG GTTTCATTACTCTTACAAAGTTGGCTATGCACCTCAGGTTCAGCACAGAACCTTCAAAAAGAGTCTCGGAACCAAACTCAGCTTCAGCCTCAATGTCTGCAATG cCCAGTGGGAGCCCCTCCCACGTGGCCACTCTTTTGTCTTGGGGGAGCTCATAAATTTTGTAGCCCAGACTGGAAGCGTTCTGCCAGGCGAGAAACTCTTTGTTGACTCCTGCTATGTGACACACACCAAAGACCCAAACAGCACGCCCAAAGTGGATATCATCACTAACTATGG ctgtatgacagACAGCCGACGGGAGGGTAGTTATTCTTCCTTCAGGTCAAGGAGTGGGAACATGCTTAAGTTTTCAATCAATGCCTCTCTCTTTAAGGATGTCTCACAG acgcttatcctcacgagggtcgcaggagtgatggggcctatcccagctgtcaacgggcaggag GCAAAGCTACCTTGGCAAATCctcggaaaaaaaagacatgttcATCTTAAGAGTG CTAACACAAGTGGTAATCGTACCCACCCAACTTCCTTGGGGCAGAATAAGACGGATATAGTAAAG GGCTGA
- the zp3d.1 gene encoding zona pellucida glycoprotein 3d tandem duplicate 1 isoform X6, with product MWSDGVNTVVRDETAAERFTFYHLPVFWHTSQHLVAKELLRPAPRLGLVPSELTALLFPQTTQYQSTPQCPQIQPVEVWCGSNEIVVRVDRFQLSAWPHPALYSLGSCQPTSVTSHFLFFHYPLTKCASASQVLASGQLVYSYALYYSPPLQGYIIRALPFTLPIHCYYKRFHYSYKVGYAPQVQHRTFKKSLGTKLSFSLNVCNAQWEPLPRGHSFVLGELINFVAQTGSVLPGEKLFVDSCYVTHTKDPNSTPKVDIITNYGCMTDSRREGSYSSFRSRSGNMLKFSINASLFKDVSQTLILTRVAGVMGPIPAVNGQEARQSYLGKSSEKKDMFILRVLTQVVIVPTQLPWGRIRRI from the exons ATGTGGTCAGACGGGGTCAATACTGTTGTCAGAGACGAAACCGCTGCCGAGCGCTTTACGTTCTACCACCTACCAGTGTTCTGGCACACATCACAACACTTGGTGGCCAAAGAGTTGCTTCGGCCCGCTCCTCGCCTTGGGTTGGTTCCCTCCGAACTGACTGCGCTGTTGTTTCCACAGACCACGCAGTACCAGAGCACGCCACAGTGTCCACAGATACAGCCTGTGGAAGTTTGGTGCGGCTCCAATGAAATAGTTGTGCGTGTGGACCGCTTTCAGTTGAGCGCGTGGCCACATCCAGCTCTGTACAGCCTGGGCTCGTGTCAACCCACCAGTGTGACCTCCCACTTCTTGTTTTTCCACTACCCGCTAACCAAATGTGCTTCTGCATCTCAG GTGCTTGCCAGTGGTCAGTTGGTGTATTCTTATGCTCTTTATTATAGTCCACCACTACAAGGCTACATCATTCGTGCACTACCATTTACACTCCCAATCCACTGCTACTACAAAAG GTTTCATTACTCTTACAAAGTTGGCTATGCACCTCAGGTTCAGCACAGAACCTTCAAAAAGAGTCTCGGAACCAAACTCAGCTTCAGCCTCAATGTCTGCAATG cCCAGTGGGAGCCCCTCCCACGTGGCCACTCTTTTGTCTTGGGGGAGCTCATAAATTTTGTAGCCCAGACTGGAAGCGTTCTGCCAGGCGAGAAACTCTTTGTTGACTCCTGCTATGTGACACACACCAAAGACCCAAACAGCACGCCCAAAGTGGATATCATCACTAACTATGG ctgtatgacagACAGCCGACGGGAGGGTAGTTATTCTTCCTTCAGGTCAAGGAGTGGGAACATGCTTAAGTTTTCAATCAATGCCTCTCTCTTTAAGGATGTCTCACAG acgcttatcctcacgagggtcgcaggagtgatggggcctatcccagctgtcaacgggcaggaggcacg GCAAAGCTACCTTGGCAAATCctcggaaaaaaaagacatgttcATCTTAAGAGTG CTAACACAAGTGGTAATCGTACCCACCCAACTTCCTTGGGGCAGAATAAGACGGATATAG